Proteins encoded together in one Variovorax paradoxus window:
- a CDS encoding ferritin-like domain-containing protein, which produces MAGHEAPHWKIEDLEFSRIACDEVRRDENLFYLVASASFIESGSDLYTQNLVDFFRGDDEVTAWLTQHWEAEELQHGKALRAYVAHVWPDFDWESAYRGFLEEYATYCKVELLAPTRGLEMTARCVVETGTATYYRAMARATSEPVLRDLANRIAADEVSHYKHFYRFFRRYRDQERLSRFRVLGTIGRRTLELKSEDADCAIRHVVRARSPERAGDTAFVQRLSARMNSTVRTNLSAGATLKMLMRPLELPAGVQTMIQYPIRQFMEHVFLR; this is translated from the coding sequence ATGGCAGGTCATGAGGCGCCACACTGGAAGATCGAGGATCTGGAGTTTTCGCGCATTGCGTGCGACGAAGTCCGCCGGGACGAGAATCTTTTCTACCTTGTCGCTTCCGCCTCCTTCATCGAGAGCGGCTCCGACCTGTATACCCAGAACCTGGTCGATTTTTTCCGCGGCGACGACGAGGTGACCGCCTGGCTCACGCAGCACTGGGAGGCCGAAGAGCTCCAGCACGGCAAGGCACTGCGCGCCTACGTGGCCCATGTGTGGCCCGATTTCGATTGGGAAAGCGCCTACCGCGGCTTTCTGGAGGAATACGCCACCTACTGCAAGGTCGAGCTGCTCGCCCCCACGCGCGGGCTCGAAATGACCGCACGCTGCGTGGTCGAAACCGGCACCGCCACCTACTACCGCGCCATGGCGCGCGCCACCTCCGAACCCGTGCTGCGCGACCTGGCCAACCGCATTGCGGCCGACGAGGTGAGCCACTACAAGCACTTCTACCGGTTCTTTCGCCGCTATCGCGACCAGGAACGCCTCAGCCGCTTCCGCGTGCTCGGCACCATCGGCCGGCGCACGCTGGAGCTGAAGAGCGAAGACGCCGACTGCGCCATTCGCCATGTGGTGCGCGCCCGCTCGCCCGAGCGCGCCGGCGACACGGCTTTTGTGCAGCGGCTGAGTGCGCGCATGAACAGCACCGTGCGCACCAACCTGAGCGCCGGCGCCACCCTCAAGATGCTGATGCGTCCGCTGGAACTGCCGGCGGGCGTGCAAACCATGATCCAGTACCCCATCAGGCAGTTCATGGAGCATGTTTTCCTGCGGTGA